The genomic stretch cagcctcttgccaaaatggcaagagAAGGCTTGCCCCTATTACACCCTTGTGCTGGGACCCTTTCCCAAACCCTCGCTTAGCGGGGACGCCATCGTGCACCGGGCTGCCCTTTTTTTTGGAAGTGATATGTTATAAGTTTATGGTAAGGCTAGCAATGGTACTGCGTTATGTTCTTAGGGGGAATTCAAAATGGCCGAATAATTGACGTTGGATTACAGTTAGGTACCAGATTTTCGCATGAGCATTTGTCAAGGTAGTAGTTTTTCAAGTTTTTTTAAATAGTTTGTAATTGTCAAGAGTTTGTTTATGGTATCATTTTTTTGACCAAGAATTTTAGGTGTCGTTTGGTTGCCATGGTGGAATTAATCTCCCGTTAATTTTAAAAACACGTGAATTgaagaattcatgtgaattgcttGAAACTCGTTTGGTAGACATGACGGAATTAAATGGACATAGGAGTTTCCAACTACCTAGAGGGGGCTAGGTAATTAAACTCCCCAATTATGGAGGAGTTGACAACTCCTAGGAAAAAAGAAATCATGGGAATTTAGGCAACCAAACAACACTATTTTTaccaattcatgggatttttcaATTCCCCCATTTTTTGAGTGACAACCAAACAAGGCCTATAGATTGTTTTAAACGAACTCTTAAATTTTCACAAAACTACTCACTTACAATTTTTGGTTGTGAAGTCTTTTTATTGCAACTATACATCACATCTTGAAGAGGGCGGCAGGCGGGTGGAGTAAGGGGATAAGGCGGGTGAGGTAAGGGGATAAGGCGGTGGGACTTAGGAAGGTGGTATATTGAAGGGAGATGGATTCAAGTATttcatatatatgtatatatgaaaTGGTTAGTATTGTACCTGATGATTGAGAAATCATGTATATAAAAGAGTTATGCCCAAGATTAAACTATTGTTCCGCTGATGATGTAGCTAATTCCCTAATTACCTCTTCCCTTGTATTTTACGAGAAATTCTAAGGTATGCCTGCTGCACTAGTATGCCATCATGCACCTCGACAAATGATAAACTTAGAATTGAAACATTTTCTATTACGGAGTAATAACAAAGGGGATCTAACTGAACACCCAGTATACTTAAGAATTTCTCATATTTTACCGTCCTTGTGGATTCTCTGGcaccgaaaagaaaaaaaaaaaaaaaactatcctTGAAAATTAGAATGTCATAAATTTGGACCTCAGCATTTATTAGAGCAATGACATTTAACTACACCGTAGACTTTGACCTTGGTTAGATTGTGTTGATTTTCAAGTGCAACGTATGAGTCAAGTCCGTCAACTACCGGTGGGGACAATATTTAAGTAGCACATGCATAACTAAATATAGGTGCGGCGCAGAGGTTTTGTAACCTTGTCTTTTAGCTATGAGGTTTAAGGTTCGATCCTTGGCTATACGGATGTAGTAAACTTCGTGGTAGAGCTGATTAAaagcgggcttgggccggacatGGGCCGGGCTTAACTGCTAAAAAAGTGTCCGGCGGGCCGTATTTTATAGCCCGAGCCCACTAAGCAGGCCATTTTTCATTGTCCGTACCCGCCCACTTCAAGAGAGCGGGTCGGCCCGCGGGCCTGACTAAAATAAATACAAAATTCAGTGTTTCTATTAAAACACGAGTTTGTTATCGCTACATCCTCCTAAATCTTAACAATTGTCTTTATTAAAAAAAGTATACTAGATTTTGGAAAAAAACACAAGTTTGGCAATGTTCTACTACAAACATCAAAAGTTCATTTTTGCCTCAGTATTTGTGCGGCACTATTAGCGGGTACATACACTCCCGTGTATATATTTGAAAGGTACTATCTTTATACGACAATCCCGTTAGCATGTCCATTCTCGGAGAATCTTTATATGACAAGTGTAAATACCGACAATCTTCCACTTATACGTAAGGCATAAGTATTTTTTTGCGCTACCTAATTGGTCTAGTGTACAAATTGCAAATAAAATGAGCAGAGAACGTACGAGGATTGAGGGTTTGAGGACTTTTATGAGGTTACTATTAATAGCGGGCCTAGCGGGCCGCCCATGGGCAATTTTGTTTAGTCCAAGCCCGTCCATTTATTCTAGCGGGCCTAGTTTTCTTGTCCGTTACCcgtataattttttatttttcttgtccaAGCCCGCTATTTTAGCGGGCCGAACGGGTCGgcccgcacttgatcagctctacTTCGTGGTTATTGGCAGATCCAGATTTTGTTGTTAGGAGGTGAAAATTTCCTGGAAAATTGAATTTTTAATGGAATAAGTTGGTAGTAGAAAAATTCTTAaatttttaactaaaaacttCAAAATTTTCACTGTTCGGGAAGCAACCGTTCCTGTTTTCCCCTAGCTCCTCCAGTTTTCGTAGTCAAACATTACTGTGATTAAATTGGTATGATGTCACTTTTATCATCACCTTTATACACAATAGCTTTGACCAAAAAGAGTCTTCACTCTTATCCACACTTAACTAAATTAATTGTGAATTTGTTATTGATCTTTGCTCATGTTTCCAAGTTGATGGCTGTTTCTGTCTTGttcttttttttaaaatatttgcTAGTGTGATTGCTCCTTATATAGATGTCAAGTGCCCGCCCTTAATAACACTTGCGGCAAACAATCTCCCAGATAACTTGTATTTCCTTAGAAATGCCGGAAATCCCTTCTATTCACGGAAGGCGGTATTTTTGCTTTCTCTTTCTGGTTGGAATGCTCCTGCATTTCTCAACCCACCCTTCCTCTAGCTCAAAACTTTACACGACAAGGTGTAATGAAAATGATAGAAAGTTTATTTTCGATATGTTTTCGGAGTGCACGAAACTCTACAATTACTCCTCTACCATCGACTGCTGCAATTGGCCCGGCATTTCTTGCAAGAGTCTCACTGCGTAATAATCGGCCTTGATCTATCTGTGTTAGTCTACTCCAATTTTTGTTTTGAGGAGTCGCCGGTCGTTCTAAATTCTACACTTCTTACATTAGAAGGCTTGGCTAGCCTTCGTCTAGACTTTGATGAAGTGTCTTTGACGAACGGATTCCAAAGTTTCATTCGTTCTTTCCCCAATTTAAGGCATCTTTATCTCTCCTCTAATGAACAACCAGGAATGGTAATTGCGGGAGATATTGGAAACCTTACAAGATTGGTAACACTTGAGTTGTACGGCTTGTACCTTTATGACACAGCATACGGAGAAACACTTGGCATGCTTTCGCGTCTCACTTCATTAAAGTGCCTAGTTCTCAATAGTATTACCCTCACTAAAGCCACAGATTGGCTCCATGTTGTGAGCAACCTACCTCACCTTGAGCACCTGGACTTGAGTGGATGCAGTCTCCCTAATGGTATACGTGACTCTCAACTCCATGTTAATTACTCCAAGTCGCTTGCGTTCCTTGATCTTTCGTACAACAATCTTGAAACCTTGTCCACTTGGTCTTGGATTTTCAACCATAGCTCTCTTGTCAGCTTATTCATATCTAACAACCTCTTAACTGGCCCAATTCCAAATAGTTTTAGAGGAATGACTTCTCTTTCACATCTGGATCTTTCTTATAACAGACTTGAAGGTCATCTCCCCAATTCTTTTGGTGGTCTTTGTGGGTTGCGTAGTTTGGATGTGTCTGGAAATCATCGTCTCCAGGGTGATCTTATGAGCATTGTTTGGTCCTTGTCCTGTGCAAATGAGTCACTTACAACCCTCTCCATGCACAGAACCTTTTCGGTGGTTCACCGCCCGATTTCACCGTGTTTTCTAGCCTAAGCAAACTTAAACTCCACTCAAACAAGCTGAATGGTTCTCTTCCATCTTATTTTAGGAGACCTTCAAGTCTCGTCATCTTTGATGTGCACAACAATCAACTAACTGGACCAATTCCCGATCTTTCTGTATTTAGGTCTTTGAAAGTATTGCAACTTCGAAACAACAAATTAAATGGTAGTGTGCATCCGTGGCCTAGGACAGACTTTCGATGCTCGGACACTTGGATATTTCTTCAAACTCACTAAAAGGCGATCTTGGTATTAGCCATCTCGCAAATCTTTCTAGTCTGCGTTACTTTGATATCTCCTTTAACTCATTGACTTTGAACGTGGCCTCTAGTTGGGTTCCTCCATTTCATTTGGACACTATAGCTCTTGCTTCTTGTGGCTTAGGTTCTCGGTTTCCAGGATGGCTTCAAACGCAAACCAATTATTCTAAATTGGATTTGTCAAATACAGGGATTAAAGACACAATTCCattttggttctggaatctttcTTCCGCTGCTACTTTTATCATTCTCTCCCATAATCGACTTCACGGTAAATTGCCTACAGATTTCCCAATTGTACTTGACATGAATCCTGCCATAGACTTGAGCTTTAACTTTCTTGAAGGAACCATCCCATCTTTTTTCAGTAATGCACTCTATTTGAATCTCTCAAGAAATAATTTCTCTGGTCATGTTTCCTTTTTGTGTAAAAATCCGTTAGGGCTCGCTATAGACCTGTCACATAACAACCTATCAGGTGAGCTCCCTGAGTGCTGGTCTGTGTTATCGTTCATCTCTGTTTTCGATCTATCAAATAACAGCTTTTCGGGACAGCTTCCTAGCTCACTGGCTAATCTATCTTACTTGCAGAGTTTGCATTTGAGAAATAACAAGTTTTCAGGGAAGCTACCTTTGTCATTGTGTAACTTAACATTTTTGTTATATTTAGATCTTGGAGACAATTTGTTTTCCGGAGAGATACCAGGATGTTTAGGGCATGCACTAAAAAATCTGGTTGTTCTCAGTCTTCGAAACAATTCTATCTCTGGAAGCATACCTCCACAACTCTGTCATCCCTCTATCCAAATCCTTGATTTATCTATGAATAATATCTCTGGTGTCATACCAAAATGCTTATGCAAGCTTCAAGCAATGACTCAGAAAAAGAGCCTTCCTATTGTTATGAATGATACTAATCGGACATTTTCAACCATCGGTGTCCCACACAAAGATTATATCTCCCTTGTACTGAAAGGATACTTGTACAATGATGCTAATCATCTGGAACTTGTTAAAAGCTTGGATCTTTCGGGTAACAATTTAAGAGGGAGCATTCCAGGTGAAATTTCATGCCTAACAGGGTTGATTTCCCTGAACTTTTCCGGAAACAATCTAAGTGGGTCTATTACTTCCAAGATAGGTAGGTTGAAGTCTTTAGAGTCCTTGGATTTATCAAATAACCATCTTTCTGGAGCAATCCCTTCAACCATTTCAGACTTGAATTTTCTAGGGACTTTGAGTTTGGTAAACAACAACTTTTCCGGAAGAATTCCAACAGGAACTCAGATTCAAGGCTTCAATGCATCTGCATTTGCTGGGAATCCTGGGCTTTGTGGTGAACCACTCCCTAATAAGTGTCCGGGTAATGGAGACAGAAAAGGATCTAGCATAAATAAAGATGATCAGAACCCCAGAGACAATGCATTTGATTTGGGGTTATACATCAGTGTTGCACTGGGTTTTATTACCGGCTTTTGGGCGTTTTGTGGTGTACTGGTACTAAAAAGATCCTGGAGGATTGCCTACTTTCGTGTCTGGATTCATGTTTATGACAAGCTTTACGTTCTGGTTACTCTCATGTTGGTTCGAATTCGAAGACGATACTTAGCTTGATAGTACTATCTTATCCGCGTCCATCTCTACTAGTTTTTGGCTTTTCGTCTGTCTAACTTTGTAATGTTATTATGGAAATATGGAACCTGTATGTTGCTTCAAATAAACATCAGTAAATATTTGAAAGGCTTGTTGCGATTATATGGATTTTATTTCTTGGTCTATTATTACCTGATTACCTGTGATAGTGTGATCTTGATTTTCTGAGGTAGGTAATATTTTTCAATCTTCGTGTTTTTTACTTTTTGGTGTAAAATGAGACACGAAGGCATTACCTGTGATAATGTCCATTATACTCCAACTTAACCACTAAACTAAGACatcttcgttttttttttgcataagTAATGTGTTGTCTCATTCAATGACATTTCAATGGCATGCAGGTGAATAATCACACTTTCTAACTGCTCTGTTTTTCCTGCCTGGAAGAGTGGAAGTTGATGATATAATTTGgtattttctcaatttttacaTTAAACTGATAAATTTACAATCCGCGAGCCTTATCTTTGATAGTTTAAATTAGATCTGGTTTAACAGAAGTTTTAAATCATGTCTATAGGGCCATGAACAAATATTTTGATCAAGTTACTTCATCACCATCATTACAAATCCAAACTAATCTGATTGGATCCCGATCCGACTAACCCATTTGCCGGTTCTAATTTTCAACTTAATGTCCGGAGTAGCTTTCTCAAAGGGTGAAGCTAAGCTTAAGGTACTTTACATTTACCCCAAACTTTTATTATTCTAATAATTTCCTTTCTCCGCAATTTTTCAACCTTATAATTTATGATTTCCTTACCCCACTACTTTTTTCTTCTGTTAATTGCCtgtataatttataaatttttCACTTGATCGACCTAGTTCAGCGATTTCACTGATTGGCGTGATTGCTGCAGTGAGCCTTGCCATAATCAGGGAAGAAATTATATTAATTTCTTTTTGCGCAAAGTGTAGATTTTTATTATGCCTTTACGCTTAGAGCAATTGCAGATTTGCAGTGGTCGTTCTTTTAACAACTTGACTAATATAACAAACTCAAACTGTACAAAATACAAACTAATGTGGTTATATCAAAAAAATTTATATTCCCGGACAAATTCCTTAACTTTGAAATTAGGTCGTAACTCGTAAGTTTGAATTCCTTCTTCCTCTTGTATTTTATGATTTCTACTGGTTAGGAAGTATAATCCCGTAGTAAAGAGGGTGTACCtaggttttttttttatcttttttcatATTTTACCGTCCTAAATTATCGGAcattgaaaagaaaaagaaagaaaactatCCTTAAAAATTAGCATGTCAATTTTGGACCTCAAATATTAGCTTCTGACATTGTCAATGTTGGTTTATTAGTTTATAAGTTTATTGATTAGCTTTGTTGGGTAGCAATGACATTTAATTACATCGTGGACTTTGACCTTGACTTTAACCTTTTGGGAAGATGATGTGGCGGGATTGTGTTTTTTGTTCCAAGTGCAACGTATGAAAGGGGGGATTAAGTAGACCAAGTCTCTTACACCATGGCCTTATTTGAAATGATGAATGAAGTCAGTCAAGTAGTGGCGTTGCGTAGAGGTCTAAGGCTGGATCCTTGAATATACGGATATAGTAAACTTCGTGATTATTGGCATATCCAAATTTTGTCGTTAGAAGGTGAAAATTTTCAGGGGAACAGAATTTGTAATGTTAAAGCAGAGAAACATTCTGAATTTTTTTGACTGAAAGTACTAAATTTTTCGTTATTCAGGGACTAAACTGTCCTGTTtgcccctagctccaccactttTCGTAGTCAAACATTTACGGTAACTAAGTTGGTCATCAACTCCTCTGCATTTGCTGGGAATCCTTGGCTATGTGGTGAATCACTTCCGAATAAGTGTCCGGATGATGGAGACGGGAAAGGGTCTAGCATAAATGTAGATCATCAGAATCCCAAACTGATACGAGTAGCGGAAGCTTAACGAATTTTAACGAACTTGAAACTTGTCACGTGATAAGCGTGACAATCTAACAGAAAATAACGAACACAAAAGGGGGTATTTGCTTAGATTAGACCTATAATCCGAACAATGGTGAATTATAGTCAAGACCTATTGACTATAACTCGTGTTAaagtttgaaaacgcgtcaaactaTAACGATGGCGGAATGAAAACACGTCGAACTTGTGCTTACAATTGTAAACGTGCAAACTGGCTTTTTATTTATCACTTGAATACCTAATTGAGATACAGGCAGATGATATTTATAGCTAATTAAAACTGGCTCCTAATTGACGTATAAAACTCCTACTGCTAAAAAAACATCCTACTTAGGACTCCTAACCAACCTAATcaacaattaaaataataaactttaaTCACTAAGATTAATCTAACAGCTAATTAATCTAATCTTAGGATTAGTTTTATTTGACTAAACTACTAAATAATTAACTAACATGCTGCTTCGAAGACGGGTAGTTATTTTACTTAGTCCCGAGTTCGAGCCTTGCCCTCTGCAACCATGTTCTTCACGACACTTGTATCATCCCCTCCCTCTTGagaaggaattgtcctcaattcttgaAGACCCAACCCACCGGGATCAAAGACTAATCTGACAGATATCGGCGCGTAACTGATGACGAAAATTAGCAACAATTTTGAACACGTTGAACCATTCTTGATGTTAATTTGCAGCTTGTTCGCCCCTTTTATTTTCAAACTCCCCTTGTGCCAGCCACCCCTCCACCCTCCGTGCACAAGTCTTGAAATTTTGTCACCAACCGTGTAGACAAAACTGAATTGATAAGACGGTCTTTTAACCATTGCATCACTCTCCACTCTGAAAGCTCGAACTAAGTAGGAACCTAATGGGTTTTTATCACCCTTCCTGCTATCTGGTATATTATTTAAAACAGTatctttgtcattttcaaactttatcTCCTCATCCAAAGAATGGTTCAATTTCATCCTCCATTGTCGGTAATGTCGACTAGGTTTTTTCCCACGGTCAGAATGCATATTACGGCCTGCCCCGGGTGTCATAGGCTTCAAGATGACCTTCTTTCCTTTATCTAGTAGCTCATACTCATTGCTCCTACCTCGGTGCACTACATCACGATCGAACTGCCAGGGACGACCTAAAAGAATGTGACAAGCTTCCATTGGTATGACATCGCACAAAACCTCATCCTGGTATGATCCCATCGTCAAACCCACTTGAACTTGCCTTGATACCTTCACCTTGCTTCCGTCATCGAGCCAATGTAAAGCATAAGGCTTGGGATGAGCCGTGGTTGGCAAAGACAGTTTAGACACCATCTCACTTGAAGCTGCGTTGGTACAACTTCCGCCATCGATTATCAGGCTACACCAACGATCATTTACCTGACACTTTGTATAGAAGAGTTGATTTCGTTGTTCCGCGCTAATAACAGGCTCTGGTACAACTTGTAAGGAACGAACAACCAAGGTCGTGTCGTAAATAGGCGCCTCATAAACCTCCAcgccctcctcttcctcctcaacCTCCTTGAATGTAAAAATTCCACCTACTGCCTCCTCTTCCATTAATTCATCCCGAACAGAAATCGCTTCACGCAAAGTGATGTTTCGTTTATTAGGACAAGCGTTTTTGTAATGCCCGAAACCTTGACATTTAAAACAACGAACCTTCATTAGACTTTGTTCTCTTGGAGGTGCAACTGTTTTTGCCGCAGAGCCGCTCGGGTGATTGCGGCAAAACCTTGTTTATAACAACCCGatccaccacggtcgtaacacaacccaataagatgggatatgtacctttgggcccattacttgtcctcacttaagcccaaaagcacaaggccttgttcttttgggcttaagtgaggacaagtaatgggcccaaaggtacatatcccatcttattgggttgtgttacgaccgtggtggatcgggttgttataaatggtatcgtCAGCGACCTCGCGATCGTGTGGTGAACCCGTGGttgggagtacccgggtcacacacctagcgggggaggattctgggcttggctgcggtcaagttggaggcacaacgaggacgttgtgttatttaagtgggggagtttgtaataccccaagagtttgagagaaaaacttgtcccacatcgggaaagtgGGAGGCTTgggatatgtttataaaggattccacccaccacttagtaacaaggccttgtgcttttgggcttaagtgaggacaaataataggCCCAAAGGTACAGATCTCATCTTATTGAGGTTGTGTTACGAcgtggcgggtcgggttgttataaatggtatcagagaaaccctgcgaccgtgtggtgagcctgtggtcgggagtacccgggtcacacacttagcaggggaggattctgggcttggttgcggtcagcctccgggcacaacgaggacgttgtgttatttaagtgggggagtttgtaacaccccaagttattgagagtaaggttgttccacatcggggaattgaggaggttgtgatatgtttataagggattccacctaccacttagtaacaaggccttgtgcttttgggcttaagtgaggacaagtaatgggcccaaaggtacatatcccatcttattgggttgtgttacgaccgtggtgggtcgggttgttatagctTATCATAAGCGTGAATCCAGGCACGAAAGTAGGCAACCCTCCAGGATCTCTTTAACACCAGCACACCACAAAACGCCCAAAAGCCTGTTATAAAACCCAGTGCAATACTGATGTATAACCCTAGATCAAATGCATGGTGTTTGTGATACAAGTGTCGTGAAGAACATGGTTGCAGGGGGCAAGGCTCGAACTCGGGACTAAGTAAAATAACTACCCGTCTTCGAAGCAGCATGTTAGTTAATTATTTAGTAGTTTAGTCAAATAAAACTAATCCTAAGATTAGATTAATTAACTGTTAGATTAATCTTAGTTAttaaagtttattattttaattgttattaggttggtTAGGAGTCCTAAGTAGGATGTTTTTTTAGCAGTAGGAGTTTTATACGTCAATTAGGAGTCAGTTTTAATTAGCTATAAATATCATCTGCCTGTATCTCAATTAGGTATTCAAGTGATAAATAAAAAGCCAGTTTGCACGTTTACAATTGTAAGCACAGGTTCGACGTGTTTTCGTTCCGCCATCGTTATTCACCATTGTTCGGATTATAGGTCTAATCTGAGCAAATACCCCCTTTTGTGTTCGTTATTTTCTGTTAGATTGTCACGCTTATCACGTGACAAGTTTCAAGTTCGTTAAAATTCGTTAAGCTTCCGCTACTCGTATCattagtggtatcagagcttcggcaaCGATATGGATTTTTCCAATCCTGAATTTATGAATAGCGTCCGTAGGGCGTTGGAGAGTATTCATGAGGCTAATCCACGGCGGCAGCCACGACGAGGTGAACCATCCGGGCCGGTGGATGAGTTCAAGATTACAGAACTCCCACAGAGTTTGTTGGCGGAACTGATCCGGAAGACTACTTGGATTGGGAACGGAAGATAGACCGGATGTTCGATTTTAAAGACTTGGAGGACGAGAAGCGTTGCAAATATGCTATACTCAAGCTGAGTCGAGGAGCATCTCTTTGGTTCGAGAATCTAAAATCCCAGAGGGCACGGTCAAACAAGGCGAAAATCACTTCTTGGGACTCTTTGAAACGTAAATTAAGAAAGAGGTATGTACCCACTACTCATAGATTGGACTTATATCGAAAGATAGCGGATTTGACGCAAGGAAAGTTGAGCGTGGAGGAGTATATAAATGAGTTCGAGAAGTTGGCTATGATGGGAGAGTTGGAGGAAAACGAGGAGTCAAGATGGCACGATTTTTATGGGGGTTTGAATCAAAACATTGCTCACATTGTGGAGTTACAGCCATATTCAGATTTTGATACTCTTTGCGGTTTGAGTTTAAAAGTTGAAGCACAGGGCAGGGCAGAATATGGAACAAGTGACTTGAACAAATCGTTATCTTGGTCAAAAAACGACACATTGGAAGCAAGTGGTTCGAATTCAAGCACCAAcaatgtaacaccccaagttattgagagtaaggttgtcccacatctggaaattgaggaggttgtgatatgtttataagagattccacccaccacttaataacaaggccttgtgcttttgggcttaagtgaggacaaataataggCCCAAAGGTACAGATCTCATCTTATTGAGGTTGTGTTACGAcgtggcgggtcgggttgttataaatggtatcagagcgaccctgccACTGTGTGGTGAACCCGTGGttgggagtacccgggtcacacacctagcgggggaggattctgggcttggctgcggtcaagttggaggcacaacgaggacgttgtgttctttaagtgggggagattgtaacaccccaagttattgagagtaaggttgtcccacatctggaaattgaggaggttgtgatatgtttataagagattccacccaccacttagtaacaaggccttgtgcttttgggcttaagtgaggacaagtaatgggcccaaaggtacatatcccatcttattgggttgtgttacgaccgtggtgggtcgggttgttataaatataagatgggatatgtacctttggacccattacttgtcctcacttaagcccaaaagcacgaggccttgttactaagtggtaggtggaatcccttataaacatatcacaacctcctcaattccccgatgtggaacaaccttactctcaataacttggggtgttaca from Silene latifolia isolate original U9 population chromosome 5, ASM4854445v1, whole genome shotgun sequence encodes the following:
- the LOC141654792 gene encoding receptor-like protein EIX2 gives rise to the protein MLGHLDISSNSLKGDLGISHLANLSSLRYFDISFNSLTLNVASSWVPPFHLDTIALASCGLGSRFPGWLQTQTNYSKLDLSNTGIKDTIPFWFWNLSSAATFIILSHNRLHGKLPTDFPIVLDMNPAIDLSFNFLEGTIPSFFSNALYLNLSRNNFSGHVSFLCKNPLGLAIDLSHNNLSGELPECWSVLSFISVFDLSNNSFSGQLPSSLANLSYLQSLHLRNNKFSGKLPLSLCNLTFLLYLDLGDNLFSGEIPGCLGHALKNLVVLSLRNNSISGSIPPQLCHPSIQILDLSMNNISGVIPKCLCKLQAMTQKKSLPIVMNDTNRTFSTIGVPHKDYISLVLKGYLYNDANHLELVKSLDLSGNNLRGSIPGEISCLTGLISLNFSGNNLSGSITSKIGRLKSLESLDLSNNHLSGAIPSTISDLNFLGTLSLVNNNFSGRIPTGTQIQGFNASAFAGNPGLCGEPLPNKCPGNGDRKGSSINKDDQNPRDNAFDLGLYISVALGFITGFWAFCGVLVLKRSWRIAYFRVWIHVYDKLYVLVTLMLVRIRRRYLA